CGAAAATCTTTGTCATATTTCAGTGGGATCGTTTTTCCATCAGGTCCTACCAGCTCAAGCTGATTTACAGATCCCAATTTGCTGCCAGTGTTGATTGTGAATTTCTGAAATGCACTATTATTAACTGATTGTACATTCAGACCGGCTGCTTTGAATTCTTTCTCAATGTAATCTGCAGCTAAATTGATTCCCCGAGTCTTAACACCACGACCTTCCAATTCATCAGAAGCCAGGTATTTGATTGCATCCAGCATTCGCTGATTGCTCTCTGAATTCAGGTTTGATTTCACATTTGACTTGGTAGTTTTTGCTGGTGTTTTTCCCAGTACCAGTGTAGGAGTTTGCAACAAAACCATGCAAAAGATCACTGATGCCAGTAAATAGATTTCTATAATTGGTTTTTTTGATAGGCGTTTTGTGTTCAGAACAGACATAAAGGCTCTTTCTCTATTATTTGTCTGCTAAAGGTTGGTTTATTATCACTACGAAAAGCAACAAAAACGTGTTGGAATTCTCATTCACTCCAAATTTACACTTCATATGACTATTGTCTTTATTTTCGCATTTGAGATGCTGAATGGAAGTCACGTTTTCAAGATTAATTGAAAATCGACACAGTTCACAACTCTATTTTAAGTTTGGCTTTACGTGGAACAGGCTTGAACTGGCGAATTGATATCGAAGAAGGTAGAGTTTTAGATTTAGCCAAATATCGAGTTCCCCAAATTGACAATGGGACAAACAATGGATCTCCCCGTCGATATATTAGATGTATTTATTGAGCTTGGACTGACTTCTGCCGAAGCACAGGGTCTGGTAAATACACTCAAAAACATTTCTATTAAAGAAGATTCTGAGATTTGGCAACAACTAATATCACAAGTTCTTACACCAGAGATCCCTTTTTCAATTCATCGATTCTTACATCAGCAAGTCTTTCAGAGGCGAATTGAACAAGGAGTTCCCGCTCCGGCTTGGTTTTCCGGGGATCCAGAGTTATCTCATTCACATCTGGCCCAATGGTTACGTGATTTTGATTTGTGTAGCATGGATGAGTTACATGAATGGTCAATTCAGAATCGAGAGGCATTCACCCGGAAACTAATTGAATCGCTTCGCATTCAATTCATTCAACAGCCAGAACATATCATGAATCTAAGTGCTGGTGTCGAAAATGTCGATTGGCTGACTGAAGCAAAGTTGAATATTGTTGAAAGTTGTTTTAGAGACAAGTCAGAGCAGGCAGCGATTATTTTTCAGAAGCAGAATCAGGAAATACAACAACTCAGCTACCAGGAATTGAAAAAACTTACAGCTCAGGTAGCCAATGGACTCAAGGAGGCCGGAGTCCATCCTGGAGAACGAGTGGCGGTGATGATGCCGATGACGCCTGAATCGGTTGCGATATTTTTGGGAATCATCGCGGCCGGTTGTGTTGTCGTGACGATTGCCGACAGCTTTTCAGCCGAGGAAATGGAAGTGCGGCTCAAGATGACTGAGCCCTGTCTCATCTTTATACAAGATGTGATATCTCGTAACGGTAAACAGCTCCCTCTCTATTCTAAGTTAGGACTCAATAGAGAATTACCGGCAGTGGTACTGTCGGAGGGGGAGTCTCTACAGATTTCACTGAGATCCATTGATCGACAATGGATTAATTTTTTGTCCAATAACACAGAGTTATCGTACGTTGCTCGAAATCCAAATGATGATACAACGATTCTATTTTCCTCAGGAACAACGGGTAGTCCTAAAGGGATTCCCTGGGATCAGACTACGCCGATCAAGTCAGCAGGAGACGGATTTCTGCATCATGATATTCATCCAGGTGATGTCGTTTGCTGGCCGACGAATTTGGGTTGGATGATGGGGCCCTGGCTAGTCTATGCTTCGTTAATTAATGATGCCACAATTGCTCTGACTGATGCAGTTCCAACGAGTCGCGAGTTTTGTGAATTTGTACAGAATGCGAACGTGACCATGTTAGGATTGGTTCCCAGCATTGTTTCTGTATGGCGTAATCAGGATTGTGTATCAGGCCTTGATTGGTCTCAGATAAAGGTTTTCAGTTCGACGGGAGAATGCTCCAACCCCGATGATATGTTGTGGCTGATGTCCCGTGCCGGTTATCGTCCGGTCATTGAATATTGTGGTGGTACAGAAACAGGAGGGGGCTATATAACCGGCACGGTTTTAAAACCTGGAGTTCCTGGATTCTTCTCTTGTCCTGCTGTTGGTTTTTCCTGGTTGTTGTTAGACGAATCTGGAAATAAAACGAAAAACGGAGAAGTTTTCTTTGAACCTCCTGTCATTGGATTATCTACACGTCTGATCAATCGCAATCATCATGAAGTCTACTTTGCCGATATCGCACCTGGACCAGAGCAGCAAGTTCTTCGAAGGCACGGCGATCAGATCGAAGCGCTACCAGGTGGTTATTATCGGGCACAGGGCCGCATTGACGATGCGATGAATTTAGGAGGCATCAAAGTCAGTTCGGTGCAAATTGAAGAACTTCTAAGTCAAATAAAAGACGTTGTCGAGGTTGCGGCTATCGCTGTTCCACCAGAGGGTGGTGGTCCAAGCCAGTTAGTCATATTTGTAGTGATCAATGCAGGAACGGAATTGGTTGTAGATCAATTACAGAAAGAAATGCAGCAGTTAATTCGCATGCAACTTAACCCGCTATTTAAAATTCATGCGGTACGTGAGATTGCGCAATTGCCGCGAACCGCATCCAATAAAGTGATGCGTCGGAAGTTAAGAGATTTATATCAAGGTGCAGATACATGAGTCAGCCAGGACAAAACAGAGTTGCCGTTTTAAGTGCAGTTAGAACGCCCATTGGTACATTTAACGGTGCGTTCAAAGATCTATCTGCAGTACAACTAGGTACGGTAGCTGCCAAAGAAGTGCTCAATCGGACTGGTCTGTCTGGAGATCAAATTGATGAAGTTTTTCTAGGGCAAGTCTTTACTGCTGGATGTGGAATGAATCCGGCGCGTCAGGTGGCCGTTCATGCCGGATTACCATATAACGTCCCGGCAACGACTGTAAATATGGTGTGTGGTTCGGGTTTAAAATCAGTGGCGCTGGGAATGCAGTCGATCTTATATGGTAAGTCGCAGGTAGTGTTAGCAGGGGGGATGGAAAGTATGAGTAATACTCCCTATCTTCTTCGTGGTGCACGTACCGGGTTCAAAATGGGAAATCAGCAATTAGTTGATTCTATGATCCAGGATGCTTTGTGGGATGCATTTTATGATTGTCATATGGGAATTACGGCTGAGAATTTGGCGGAGGAATATGAAATAGCGCGTGAGAAACAAGATCGATATGCCGTTCAAAGTCAGCAACGATACCAGACCGCGTTAATTAATGAAAAATTTGACGATGAGATTGTGGGCGTCTCTGTTCCCAAAAGGAAAGCAGGGCCGGAAATGATTACAGTTGATGAACATCCACGTAAAGAAACAAATTATGAAACGATTTCGGGTTTACGTCCTTCATTTAAATCAGAGGGAACGGTGACCGCCGCGAATGCTTCTGGTGTGAATGATGGTGCGGCTGCATTGCTGATTGCAGATGAAAGTTTCGTGAAAGAACGAGGCTTGAAACCGCTGGCTTGGATTCGTGCGTATTCTAATGTAGGTCTTGATCCACAATTTATGGGTATGGGACCTGCGTATGCGATAGAGCAGTTATTGAAAGAGGAAAAACTCAAGTTATCTGATATCGATTTGCTGGAGATCAATGAAGCGTTTGCGGCACAAACTCTCGCCGTAGGAAAATCGCTCGATTGGGATGATGAACGCGTGAATGTGAATGGTGGAGCAATTGCGTTAGGGCATCCGCTGGGGGCCAGTGGGGCTCGGATCGCGGTGACATTGCTTCATGAAATGCAAAAACGGAAATCGCAGCGCGGTATCGCTTCACTTTGTATTGGAGGTGGGATGGGGATTGCGATGTTATTTGAGTCGGCAGGAACTTAGTCAGCGAAATTTAATAGAGAGCAAATCTCATGCACAACATTGGAATTCTGGGTGCAGGATTAATTGGCGCGAGTTGGGCCTCTTTTTTTGCCGCGAAAGGTCTCAAGGTCCGTATCTACGACGTAAATTCGGAAGTGAAAGAGAATGCACTTCAAACTGCTAATGATAATCTGCAACGTCTTGTCAATCTGAAGATGTTGACGTCGAAAGCGGCAAAAACAGGTCAACAAAATCTGCAAACAGTAGATTCAATGAAAGCATTATTGACTGATATGGACTACGTTCAGGAGTCCGTGGTTGAAGATTATGCGATTAAGGCTGATGTCTACCGTGAATTCGAACAATATGCTTCACTATCCACAATCCTGGCCAGTAGTTCTTCTGGTTTGTTGATGACACGTATGCAGTCGGTGATGAAGCACCCTGCTCGTGCGTTAATTGCACACCCCTTTAACCCTCCGCATCTGATTCCACTTGTCGAGTTGGTCCCCGGTGAACAGACCGCGAGTTCTATTATTGATACAGTCAAAACATTTTTTGTTCAATTGGGTAAACATCCGGTTGTCTTGAATAAGGAAGTTCAGGGACACATTGCCAATCGTTTGGCGGCGGCTATCTGGCGCGAATCTCTTGCATTACTGGATGAAGAGGTTGCCAGTGTCGAAGACATCGATGCGGCATTGTGTCAGGGACCAGGTCTGAGATGGGCAATGATGGGGCAGCATCTAATCTATGAACTCGGTGGTGGTGAAGGGGGCTATCAGAAATTTTTCGATACAATTGGTGCTTCATTCGAAGAGTACTGGAAAGATATGCAAGACTGGACAACGATTCCCGAAGCAGTGAAACAAAAAGCAGTCGCAGGAACGCAAGCATATCTCGAACAGAAAAACCGTAGCGAATGGACGGCCTGGAGAGACCAGAAGCTGGCCCAAATTCAACAAGTATTAAGTGAGGAGTAAGCCGATGTTACTACAAAAAACAGCCTTGATCACGGGAGCTGCCAGTGGCATCGGTGCTGAAATTGCGAAGACACTTTATAATGATGGCTGTCATATAGTGATTGCTGATTTGAATGAACCCGAATTTCTAGCAGAACTTTCTAATTCCAGTCAAAAAATTTCATATATTCCTACCGACTTATCTGACCAGACAGATTGCCAGGCATTAGTAGATCGAGCAATACAAGAATTTGGGGCCGTGGATATACTAGTCAATAATGCTGGCTTTCAACATATCTCGTCCGTAGAAGATTTCCCAGAGAGTGTCTGGGAAAAAATGATGCAAGTCATGTTAACGGCTCCTTTCCTACTCACCAAACATGTTTTTCCCGGCATGAAACGAAAACAATGGGGGCGCATTATCAATATGGGTTCCATTCATTCGCATGTGGCTTCGCTCAATAAAGCCGGTTACACTGCTGCAAAACATGGATTAGTCGGCTTGACGAAATCCATTGCTCTGGAAGGTGGGCCATACCAGATTACAGCGAACGTGGTTTGTCCCGCGTATGTTCGTACGCCTCTCGTTGAGAAACAGATTGAATCACAGGCGGAAGCACTAGGGATTAGTAGCGAAGAGGTCGAAAGCCAAGTCTTTCTAAAAGCATCGGCAACAGGCAAGATTATTGAACCTGTTGAAGTTGCAGAAATAGTCAGATATCTCTGCTCGGATTTAGCAAAATCTGTTACAGGTGCCTGTTGGACAATTGATGGCGGTTGGACGGCACAATAAAAAGACCTAAATGTCTATTTTATAATCGGTTCTGGTATGGAACTTTTTAAATTTCTCAGAACCGTTTTTTTTAACATTGCTTATATATAGTAGACATATTAGAGTGTGTTTAT
The Gimesia aquarii DNA segment above includes these coding regions:
- a CDS encoding AMP-binding protein, with product MDLPVDILDVFIELGLTSAEAQGLVNTLKNISIKEDSEIWQQLISQVLTPEIPFSIHRFLHQQVFQRRIEQGVPAPAWFSGDPELSHSHLAQWLRDFDLCSMDELHEWSIQNREAFTRKLIESLRIQFIQQPEHIMNLSAGVENVDWLTEAKLNIVESCFRDKSEQAAIIFQKQNQEIQQLSYQELKKLTAQVANGLKEAGVHPGERVAVMMPMTPESVAIFLGIIAAGCVVVTIADSFSAEEMEVRLKMTEPCLIFIQDVISRNGKQLPLYSKLGLNRELPAVVLSEGESLQISLRSIDRQWINFLSNNTELSYVARNPNDDTTILFSSGTTGSPKGIPWDQTTPIKSAGDGFLHHDIHPGDVVCWPTNLGWMMGPWLVYASLINDATIALTDAVPTSREFCEFVQNANVTMLGLVPSIVSVWRNQDCVSGLDWSQIKVFSSTGECSNPDDMLWLMSRAGYRPVIEYCGGTETGGGYITGTVLKPGVPGFFSCPAVGFSWLLLDESGNKTKNGEVFFEPPVIGLSTRLINRNHHEVYFADIAPGPEQQVLRRHGDQIEALPGGYYRAQGRIDDAMNLGGIKVSSVQIEELLSQIKDVVEVAAIAVPPEGGGPSQLVIFVVINAGTELVVDQLQKEMQQLIRMQLNPLFKIHAVREIAQLPRTASNKVMRRKLRDLYQGADT
- a CDS encoding acetyl-CoA C-acetyltransferase yields the protein MSQPGQNRVAVLSAVRTPIGTFNGAFKDLSAVQLGTVAAKEVLNRTGLSGDQIDEVFLGQVFTAGCGMNPARQVAVHAGLPYNVPATTVNMVCGSGLKSVALGMQSILYGKSQVVLAGGMESMSNTPYLLRGARTGFKMGNQQLVDSMIQDALWDAFYDCHMGITAENLAEEYEIAREKQDRYAVQSQQRYQTALINEKFDDEIVGVSVPKRKAGPEMITVDEHPRKETNYETISGLRPSFKSEGTVTAANASGVNDGAAALLIADESFVKERGLKPLAWIRAYSNVGLDPQFMGMGPAYAIEQLLKEEKLKLSDIDLLEINEAFAAQTLAVGKSLDWDDERVNVNGGAIALGHPLGASGARIAVTLLHEMQKRKSQRGIASLCIGGGMGIAMLFESAGT
- a CDS encoding 3-hydroxybutyrate dehydrogenase, whose protein sequence is MLLQKTALITGAASGIGAEIAKTLYNDGCHIVIADLNEPEFLAELSNSSQKISYIPTDLSDQTDCQALVDRAIQEFGAVDILVNNAGFQHISSVEDFPESVWEKMMQVMLTAPFLLTKHVFPGMKRKQWGRIINMGSIHSHVASLNKAGYTAAKHGLVGLTKSIALEGGPYQITANVVCPAYVRTPLVEKQIESQAEALGISSEEVESQVFLKASATGKIIEPVEVAEIVRYLCSDLAKSVTGACWTIDGGWTAQ
- a CDS encoding 3-hydroxyacyl-CoA dehydrogenase family protein, with translation MHNIGILGAGLIGASWASFFAAKGLKVRIYDVNSEVKENALQTANDNLQRLVNLKMLTSKAAKTGQQNLQTVDSMKALLTDMDYVQESVVEDYAIKADVYREFEQYASLSTILASSSSGLLMTRMQSVMKHPARALIAHPFNPPHLIPLVELVPGEQTASSIIDTVKTFFVQLGKHPVVLNKEVQGHIANRLAAAIWRESLALLDEEVASVEDIDAALCQGPGLRWAMMGQHLIYELGGGEGGYQKFFDTIGASFEEYWKDMQDWTTIPEAVKQKAVAGTQAYLEQKNRSEWTAWRDQKLAQIQQVLSEE